ataaatattttttgatattaGTAAGAGCTAATATTTATTAGTttactttaaaaatataattgaacagataaaaattttacttagtaaaaaaagaagaatatagGAGGAGATGAAATACGAAACTTTCAATTTTATCTTAGTTCggttttgattttatttgaatatattgAGAATTTTTATGgatactataatttttttttattttaaatggaCTAGAGATAATTATAAGAGACATTAAATCTTAAATGTAACTGTACAAATCCGTAATCATTTTAACTAGATTTTATTAGTTATTGGGTGAGTTGTGAGTGGTTAAAATTAGTTATTGGCTGTATGAATTATCCGTTGTAAAAGTTGAGCtagaagaatagaaagtgtaaTAAAAAGTTTTAGTTTTAGTAGGTGAATTGAAAGGCTGAAGATGGCAATGAAGTTAAAATAATTATCCGTTTTGCATAGCATTATTATTAAGAGGACATATAGAGAGCCACACATGTGACTCAACAAGAAGCAATCCAATTCCAGTTGACGTGGATTTGGATAAccatcctcttcttttctttttagtaGTAAATTTTCTCAAACGGATAAAGGTTATTTATTGACTGATTGACTCGTTTcgctttttaaaagaaaaagacagcGTATCAACAACAgaaatattgaattaaattatatccACTGTGTTTGTTATTCACTTATTTGAACTAACTCTCTTTtcgtctctcactctctctcattCACAGGAAGAGAacactgttttttttttatctgatTAAAGCGCTGCTCTGCACTTTTTATTATCCATTGAATAGCAACACAAGGGTGCTGGTGTTGCTTTTCTCGCCTTTTGCCTTTTTGGTTTCATATAAAACAGGAATATTTGCTCCTTAATACTTGCTCCTTAATGGCTTCCTCCTTGAACTTGAAGAGTGTTGTTGTCTGTGTTCCTGAGAACATGATTTACTCAAAAGGCAAGCCTTGTCCATCTTCAATGAGACTAGCTGGTAAAGCAAGATCAAGGGCGTTGAATGCTAAATTCATGGGGCAACCCATCATCATTAACACAACAAAACTCCAAGATGAAACGGGTTTATGCAGTTCCAAAACCTCAATTCATGTACGtatattgctttctttttgtgGGATTATATATTTATTCCTGAGTAacaatgcaatgcaatgcaaggTGTTTCAGGCAGAAGCAAGTATATGCATTAGCAGATCGATGCAGTGGTGGAAGAAGAACCTGAAGCCCAACATGATTGAGATCCATTCAGCACAAGAGCTTCTCAATTCTCTGCTCAGCGCGGGTGATGCTTTGGTTGTTGTTGACTTCTATTCACCTGCTTGTGGTGGCTGCAGAGCCCTTCATCCCAAGGTATATATCTCCATATCTATGAACAATCAATTTTAATTGGGTCTTGAATTGAAGATTGTGTTATGTGATTGGATTCAGATCTGTCAAATTGCTGAAATGCACCCGAATGCAATATTCCTGAAAGTAAATTACGACAAGCTGAAAACCATGTGCCAGGCTCTGCAAATTCATGTCTTGCCATTCTTTAGGTTCTACAGAGGTGCAGAGGGTCAACTTTGTGGATTCAGCTGCACCAATGCAACTGTAAGATTATTTCAAgtcctaattaattaatttgttgtTATGAGTCCTAATAATATAACTTTGTGTGCAGATCAACAAGTTTAAGCGTGCGTTGTCAAAGCATGGGAATGAAAGATGTAGTCTAAGGCCACCTAAGGGTTTAGATGAGTTAGAGCTGACCAATTTGGTCTCAAGTTCTCAGATTTGGTTTTAGTTTAGCCATAGCACCAAGCTGGGTTTTGCATCAATAATTAGAAAATGAAGGGTTTGGATGGGAGGCTtgtaattttttagttaaaattgagCTCCCTCTTTTAGGCGATAGCAATTCTTTTTTATTCCTCAAGTTCAGTTGAGGACAAAAAGGCAACAGGGATCGGAGTGGATCTCACTTCTGTCAATTAATAACAATGATATTGAAGATAATCTTGAGCTCTTATTCCGTTTAGCTACatttttagtttaattagtttctgTCAATTATGTGATCCATATGTACATaagcataatatataaattttggcattatttttccttttattttaatattaatattaaaaggtGTATCTATACCTAGTACCTAGTTCTAGTTGTCCTGCCTGATTTAATAATATCGAAACACATGATAATATTAATGATACAAAGAGTGACAGATCCATGAAAAGAAGTTTTCACATCACCAATTTTACTTGAAGGTATGAAAATTTTGGAATCTTATCaccattaaaataaaaatgaaaggaaagggATAGAGGAGGCCCCACAATGTTGCGTCTCCCGTGGCATTGAATTGGATAGTAAAGAATCCTACTCAGCGTGGGGCCCATGAAAATGAGTAAAACCTAATATGGACATGGACATGTGCTGCCGCTAGCCCATTGGAATTTGGAAGCACTGCACGCTGTTTCAGTTAGCCGCAATATCTACTAAGCGCTGACTCACTTCCCACTCCTAGCTGATACAACTTATAACAAAAGACATTTACATGATACAACTTGAGAGCTTTGTTCAACAAACTGAATAAAAGTTGTTATGGCCTCAAGCAGGCTTCTAAAATTATGTTCtaccctttattttattttttttttggttttgagAACACCAAATCTGACATTTTTCTATTTATGAAACAAGACCCTACATATGTTATTTATATGTTATATTATGTGGATGATGCAATAATTACAGAGAATGATgttacaaaaattaatttaatgataaagaaattaaatacaTGTTTACTTTAAAGAATCTTTGTATACTCCATGTTTTTCTTAAGAATAGACGTTCATCAAAACAAAGAGGGGCAAGTTCACCTATCACAGATTCGATATATTGAAAATCTATTATCAAAAGTTGACATGAATTCAGCTGCCTATGCCAACGCCCATGATTTCTTTCTTACAATTGATGTCATTTGGGTCCGAACAGTTTGAGGATTTTTCTTTGTATAGATTAGTTAATGGGTCCTTCAATATATTACTGTTACATGACCAGACTTATCTTTTTCTATATGTAAATTGAGGTAATTTATGCATCATCCATTAACTTTTTATTGAAAAGCCTGTCAAAAGAGTTATAAGATATTTATAAGAAATTAAATATTATGGTATTGTTTTTAATAAATGTACAGATTTTAGATTTTATAGGTTTGTAGATTTGGATTGGACAAAATAGAAAATCTGTCTTAGAATTGTGTGTATTGTTTGGTACTAACTTAATTTTATGGCATTGTAGAAAGCAAACCACTATAAGTAAGTCATCAACCGAGGATGAATTTCGAAATCTTGCCTCCTGTGAAGCTGAAGGGGAGTTCAGTAACGTAGTGACAGGAGACGAATTAAGACGGCACGGCGACCCGGAGAGAGAGCGTGATGTCACAGCGATCTTGGTTGGAGTAGTAGCGCACGTGTTTTTTTAGCACAggcctaattttttaaaattttacaatcaGATTTTTTAAAACTATTAAGTTAACCACTTGGCTGCATATAGAGTTAGTTACCTGTACTTTTTTTATTAAACAGTTATGAAAGTTGtttcattttacattttttaCTTCATTTGATTATAGCTTAGGTAGCTTAATTAGTAGACATTTGTATAGTTAAGTATTGTTttcttttatcaaattttttgttcatttttgaACGAATTTATCCTATGAAAATAATAATTCATAGTTTCATTTCCatcatttttcttcctcttctgtaCCCTCtattcctcctctctctctctctctttcactaCTACTTAACGCTTTGCTCTTTCTATCCACATCCTCTTTTCCTCTTACCACGACTCTCCTCCTTTCTCCTGCTCGACCTTAGCATCTGCTGCCTTGATCTATATTCAAGTTTCCTCCGCCTTTGCCAAAAGAGATTCTAGCTTTAGCAAGATTCAATATAGTAAACAGAAGCAATGGAGGGCAAGGACTGAAGAACAGAATGaaagaaaaacagagaaaaagaaagaaacttgTGGCTTAAGCAATTTGTAAAGTTGAATACTAGAATACAAGAGTAGTAGTCTCACTAGTCACTGATTACAGATATATAGTGAGTAAAATAAAGCTAAATCAGTGAGTGAAGACTACTAACAAACTTTAATAAAATATCTAACAGTTCTGAACCACATGGCCTTGGCGAATGGCGACCACACAGCCGACAAGCTCCTTCTGCCACCTCTATTCTGCCTACAACCTCTACCTCTTCTGTTCATCATGCCACACTCACCTTGAAAGTCATAAGCAGTAGGTAGTTGTGGCAGATTAGCCATACGAAGCCCTCTTTGAGGTATCTTAAATCACTTTAACATGTCATCATAGGCAACGAAAAATGATTCTGCCTCTGCAACCTTGAAAGTCCCTAAGCGAGACATCATTTAAGTGATGAATATGGTATATTCTTCTGATAGGTCATCCAAGATTGTAGCAATGTGATCTTCTTCTTGGGATTTATAACCAATTGCAAACAAGGAATCAACTAATCCTTGAATCTTAGACAAGTATTCTTTGACTGAACCAGTCTTTTTCACAAATTTCAACAATGATTTTAGGCTTTGAATGCGAGTAGCTGATGATTCTGAGAAACAGTCGTTTAGAATGCGACATACCTCATGAAATCTAGTTCAGTGAATAGTCTTGTTCTTGAGAGAATTTGAAATAAATGCAACCAGCCAAGTAGTTGAAGTTAGATCATCTAGTCACCTTTCTTTCTAGGTGGTGGTTTCagattttgttttctttgctgCATTTTCCTCGAATTATTCTGGAATTTCGGCAGCTGATTGATGATCTTTGAGGTTGAGGTTCTAAATGATGAGAATCACAAGATGATGCCATGTAGTGAAATTATTGTCAGTGAGTTTTTCAGAAATTGATAGTAGAATCTTTTTTTTCACCGATGAATTGAGAGTATGATAGACATGTTGATTATTCAAGACTGTTGCCTCTGGATACCATAAAGAATAACTTATTAAATTAGCGGTAACAATTAAAAAGTAACAAtgataaataacaaaaataaggtAAATGTGAATATAAATGAATAAATGACCAtatgtacccatgaaagatgaaaacgctgacaaTTGTACCCATAGCAGACCGAAACTAATTTTGTACCCATTGAAGATGCAGTCCGTGTGACAAAAATATCCTGCCTTGGTTTGATACCAACTTCGTCCTTATACGAACCTACGTGGCACTCCAAATCCCCCAAACCCCTATCTATGTGGATTTGAACGTTACTATAAGGATTAACCCATGAAGTGGAAACCCTAGGGAGTCATCTTCCCCAATTCGAACCACACCCCAATAAATGCAATCGACTTCAACCTCATCCAGTGTCAAGTGCACATAAGGAGAGAAGGAATTTTCTCGTGAGCCCTAGGATGTCTTTGCGAAGATTTAACTCTCGTGCAAGTGATGGAACTCGCAGCAATTCTTCGAGTTTGAAAAGGATGAAGGAAAAGATGCTCGACGGCAAATGCTTGTGTGGGAGGGATGTTGTGTTGATGGAGTATGGCACAATGACAAACCTAATAGATGGTTCATCAGATGTCCTGGGTGGGCGGTAATGCACACGCGGTGTTGTTGTTCAGGTTAGAAATCTATTTTTGACATTGTAGTTGACACTTTGGTTCATTTTTTTTGTTCCAAACAAGAGATTGCAAATACTTTGTGTGGGTGGATGAAATTGAAGAAGGATGGGAGGGCCTAGCAAGAGCTTTAGCAAAAAGAAATTCCGATCAGTCTTATTCAAGGCATGAAGATGGTGTGACTGTCACGAGTGGTGTGGAAAATCCACAATCATCCTCAATGATGGCCAGGAAGTTGGAAAAATTTAGGGGTGAAGTTAGGGGAGAACTTAAGAGAATGAGGTTGTTGCTTTCAACCATTGCATTGGGGGTTGCTTTCTGTTTATTTTGTGAGTTGTATTTGGTTATGAAATTATAAGATGTGTATGAGTTGGGAACTTTGGTATGACATGCTGCTTAAGTGATTGTAACTTTGATCTTATTAATTCTAATGCATTAACATAGACACGAAATCTTGGATTTCTAATAgcgttttgtttattttgtagTTGATGCAGCCATGTAAAATGAGGTAAAGTTTATATTGAAACAATGCCTATGTATTGTCACCTGAATCTATCTATTCTTCCTAAGGAAGTAAGTATAACTAGAACAAGAAACATAGCAACAATATGCTTTTGGTGTCCATTCAAAGCTTTCATCCAAATTCAAAAGAAGGTGCTGTTAAAAGACTGATAAAATAACCATTGTAAAAAGTGAATTCTGATTCTCAAAAAATAGTAATGACATAAGCCAATGAAGGCAAATTCGGTTGGTCAAAAAACACCCTGAAATCAAGTTTAACTACCTTATCCTAACCCAGACTATGATAATTACACAATACAAGAGTCTTGAGTTGCTCTTTAATAAACAAAACAATCAAAAGCCAGCAAGAGTTTTTGATGATCAAAGTTGAGTACATTAAAAAACGAAAACATAACATTAATCAACCATCAATTTCCTGTCTTGATTGGGTCTCCAAACCCATGAGTTTCTATCAAATCGGAGTTGAGTTACTGCTCCCACTTGAGACACCTGTTTTTGATCCACTGAATGCGACTTTCCTTCCTCGTCCCCTGCTATGAAGTCCACCCCTAGCAGCTGTGCCTCGGCCTGTAGCACCCGTAGTCACTCCCGGTGTTGGCATGAATTGCACGAACCGTGTCGATGTCCCTGCACTAGCACCTTGCAGTGGATGCGGTGTAGTTTCAAAGTTGTGTGTGGATGGGGTGGTAGATGGTTTGTTGGCAGATGGGGGAGGTGTTTGCTGCGTTTTTTGCAGTGGGAGGGGTCGCTTAACACTTCTCCTTTTAACTTGTTTCTTGGTTGTTGCATTGTTGGTTGGAGGTTGTTGTTGTGTGGTTGTTGGCGGCGGCATTCCCTGTGGTGTGCCATGTTGCAGAAAACAAACCGATCTTAGGATAATAAGTTATTGTTGCAGCAAACTAAGGAATTCTAACTAAACATAATGCACTTACTTGAGCATGATGCGGTGTTGCGGAATTGTTTCCGTCCTCAGTGGCTGCTGCTTCAGCATCTGCCGCCTCTAAGATCTCCTCCCAGAACATTTCAGCCATCATGTCGTCAACAAAATCCCCTTCAGGCACTTGCGGAGCAGAACTCCCTTCACCCATTGCCGCTTTTCTCTTTTTACAACTCCCTACACGGCTGTGGGGTGTATTGGGTAAGTTGTTCAGGTACAATAGATTTAGAAACATTGACTTAAGACTGCGGGCCTGGATCTTCTTCAAATGGTGGCTGAGAAGGTTGGGACTGAGTAGATGGTGGCTGATCTGGTAGGACAggtgttggatgaggctgagaaAGCTGTCCTGCTTCATGGGATGATGCTAGTGGTGGATCTGATGTCTCTTGGGACATACTGAGACTGTCCTCTTTTTGGGCCTCAACTTCGGCCTGTTTATTTTCTTCATGGACCTCTTCCCTGTTATGGGCCTCACCCCTTCTTTGGTCCTCTTTCACAACTTCCACATTACCTACAATTTCAGCATCATCATGATCTTCCACTACTACCAATCTTCTCTTTGGACTCTTCTTTGGTGTTGGAACCCTTTTGGCACATGTCTTTATTCTCCTCTTTGACGGAGTCATATTGTTCTCCTCAACTAACACAGGCTGGTCCACCGGATGCTctgtataaatatttattttgttaccaTTCTTCACGGCTGCCTCATTCATTCTAACTACGTCCATATCAACCCTTAGGTCCCTCAACCCATCATCAAGCTCCTTCCCCGGTTCTTGCCAGTAAAAATTAGAAACGGACGTATATCCAATGTCCTTCAACAAATCAGATATGAAAAAACCGTTCAGTGTATCAACATTCACCCTATTGATTTCTGTGACTTCACCACCAGTATAACTAATTATCCCACCAGGCCCTTTCTCAAACCGTCCTCTATGGTTAATATACAATGTTATATGGATGGTGGCCATTCCTGGAAGTGAAAATAACCAACACAAGCTAAGAAAAGATTGCATCTAACCACAGGTAACACAAACCCTAACCCAATTTTTCTAGCAATCCTCAGCAATTACATGATTTCATTAGGTACAGCAATAGGTCTAACTAATGGGAATGACATGAAATTAATCAAGAATGGCTATGAGATACCTCTGTTCGCTGCGCAGCAAAGGTAGTCGCCTCTGTGCCGTCCGCCACGAGACCCTTGGGTTACGAATTGCCTTCGTACTGTCTTCTCCGACTTGGGGATGACGATGACGAAACCCCTGGATTCACCTTGTGCGCTTGGGAGTGCTTCACAAGACTTCTCCGACTGGGAAAGCAAGCGATCGCAACCTACAATCTCTGCTAGGGCACACCTTTTCTCTCTCTCAAAAACCAAACAGTTAGCAACAAAAAAAGGGTTTAATCCACGTAAATAGGGGTTTGGGGAGTTTGGAGTGCCACATAGGTTCGTATAAGGACGAAGCTGGTGTCAAACCAAGGCAGGGTGTCACACAGACCGCATCTTCAATGGGTACAAAGTTAGTTTCGATCTGCTATGGGTACAAttgtcagcgttttcatctttcATAGGTACATATGGTCATTTATTCGAATATAAATTGcaatattttcttctattttgtcTTTATATCTATTATCTTAAAACTactattttatcttatatttttgttatatattttttattttatctatttttctcttttttatcattGTTTATTGTTCATCTCTTCTCATTTTCATAattgattttgatattttttaatccaattgatataatttacaaataattattttgtacCAAAACCAAAGTTGTTATTTCTATTGAAATAACTTTTTATAATCTttgtaaaattcaaattttattatttaatttatatttattgcaATATATGGTTATTGCTTTTCTAAATTAAATTTACATTTTAGATTCAACAAATTTGTTGCTTCAATatagaaattcaaaatttgaattcaaattatattccaaattaatattttttttcaatttagcaTATTTATAACAACCATCAATCTCATAATTATTATATTGAGTACTTATAATCAATATAGAAATATAGgcaaataaatataagaataataagaagataaaaactattatacCATAAAATTGACAATATTATAGTACCAAAGTTAAAACGTAATACCCAGTGTACtagaaacatgaaagaaaaatcaCTTCCACAACTTCCGCAATGACATGTTCTTCTCTGTTTCCTTTTTCATAACCTTGGCCACAGCCATCTCAAAGTCCTCCTGTGTCACATGTACTCTCCTCTCCCTCAAAGCAAACATTCCAGCTTCTGTACACACggcctaaacaaaagaaaaaagaaaaatgaataggATCGAGACAACTTAAAAACAGCTGGACAGACAAATGCAGCGTAAACAATGTGAAACATACCTTAAGCTCTGCACCAGATGCTCCATTCATCTTCTCAGCAATCTTCTTCAAATCAATGCCACGCATTAAGTTCATTCTTCTTGAATGAATTTTCAAAATATCTGCCGAGACTGCATGAGATTAACTCAGTGTCAGGAGTGATATGAACGCAGTGTGTGCAAGTGTATTTGCTTCTTTCCTGGAACAAGTATATAAAAGAGTAAATGCTAAGGTAGTAGGTACTTATGCATACCTCCTCATTTGGGTTTGGAAATTCAATCTTCCTGTCAATTCGTCCAGGTCTAAGGAGGGCTTGATCCAGGATATCAATCCGGTTTGTGCCATCAAAACCTgtattgcatatttttctttagaACTTGCTCATAAAATTGCTTAAATAAACATACATCTTAAATGAGTAAGATAGAGTGAAACATATTGTTTATATGTTACTTGTTTTTTCTATTTCTAGCCAGGCTAGTTTTAAAAAGTTCTCCTGAATGCATAATAGCAGTATAGCTCCAACATAAACAAACTGTATAACCTT
This region of Arachis hypogaea cultivar Tifrunner chromosome 8, arahy.Tifrunner.gnm2.J5K5, whole genome shotgun sequence genomic DNA includes:
- the LOC112708241 gene encoding thioredoxin-like 1-2, chloroplastic, whose amino-acid sequence is MASSLNLKSVVVCVPENMIYSKGKPCPSSMRLAGKARSRALNAKFMGQPIIINTTKLQDETGLCSSKTSIHAEASICISRSMQWWKKNLKPNMIEIHSAQELLNSLLSAGDALVVVDFYSPACGGCRALHPKICQIAEMHPNAIFLKVNYDKLKTMCQALQIHVLPFFRFYRGAEGQLCGFSCTNATINKFKRALSKHGNERCSLRPPKGLDELELTNLVSSSQIWF
- the LOC140173045 gene encoding uncharacterized protein; the encoded protein is MKQDSFLSLIQHLSYQISHHLLSPNLLSHHLKKIQARSLKSMFLNLLYLNNLPNTPHSRVGSCKKRKAAMGEGSSAPQVPEGDFVDDMMAEMFWEEILEAADAEAAATEDGNNSATPHHAQGMPPPTTTQQQPPTNNATTKKQVKRRSVKRPLPLQKTQQTPPPSANKPSTTPSTHNFETTPHPLQGASAGTSTRFVQFMPTPGVTTGATGRGTAARGGLHSRGRGRKVAFSGSKTGVSSGSSNSTPI